The Cottoperca gobio chromosome 22, fCotGob3.1, whole genome shotgun sequence genome contains a region encoding:
- the znf292a gene encoding LOW QUALITY PROTEIN: zinc finger protein 292a (The sequence of the model RefSeq protein was modified relative to this genomic sequence to represent the inferred CDS: deleted 1 base in 1 codon), whose protein sequence is MAEGETEKEYDTRKAVEELRERFQGLTTALKESLQSPLEASLHFCQEFCQVLVEHAGRWKTDEDPLPLLEVYTVAILSFAKAASCLSSECENVPLLLEKLALSCAELLLLLPQHVPGALWEEFQSSMKLAHSLLQESGSTQLCLLSVLAQQDGVWSNTTLSSIMSNQIPQTEQVHEYLELEGAALLNMRIKHLIKVESVDKAAVLAKMCSEYPGYEGKGNFKQTYLLCICMSKGQEQLMEEIASIDCKDALEMICNLESEGDEKGALCLCSAFLKRQLLQGDVYCAWELTLFWSKLLMRLESSADAFLGHSKEMALLCRSVCHILFLIKVIQNEVGEVGLPVCVEMCIQALKMTSSDHKDSKSTICKTISCLLPTDLEVKRACQLTEFLLQPTVDSYYAVESLYNEPDQKPEEDGSLPVPNSLRCELLLAFKTQWPFDPEFWDWKTLKRNCLALMGDEAAIVSSIDTLNDTDEQEVDSALGKLPEYRDLEDFLLTTTNELNEITDEREKNREAKKLREQGFVSARFRNWRAYMQYCVLCDKEFLGHRIVRHAQKHFKDGVYLCPICADSFETREILEPHVASHVKQSCKERLAAMKAARKVTKPPQSPKSPSTNSKVATKVSISPVKIESEIGDQLASPVKIEQTTSDTHISQDCFCPVKNCSKAFKFFRNLMAHVRSHKDDEEAMRFLEIQKQKVVCQYCRRQFVNVRHLNDHLQMHCGSKPYICIQLDCKANFNSNSELLMHRKTHPEFKAQCMFPNCGQVFSEAYLLYDHEAQHYLTYTCQTDNCGKIFYSQSQFLSHQVNHSTNNAVSSFPITNQNAPETPKVEAPPESTPSKEDTCSAVVSIERINTDVYMKEASKADASPCRSPELAKELVPVRVKHSIESMLNSAGFPEMKDAEKCYTPLTNTTPVPADVEPAPEAPQAHHNTAEQSEIPAGNHVSSATNPVASQQGEGLNNVQGNEPPKANPQIISPSQIKTEIPCSLQGYPSGSPAVTAGNEENLHCCPYSECTRAYSTNKSLSRHVKKQHPEIFEDWKLAKKYNKVAKITSKRAPSGPASPNQFQNQGSKPSNQPGILCNKPGMQQMDYPMGSSTSPTQCYPGSMEPVPITPMVNPTLYPSWGSPNNPSGMIQSDMSQSWSSPPVNSNPEAFNMNEYPSRSYPQWQADTYQTTASLPSDRDPSMAAIHGTSMSQAPSVSSLMSQYVSSSLMLDNGGQMHNGGNQYGLMHPEGSGDSADGGKGSASMTSQLDSGNSISTIDSLAEGSYHTPYAQSENSCLTQGSSDIKCLSPEAQPALQATNEIIKTENVSTPCYEQMDNSVDGMLSPNSVVHTDFPYEADSPSAESEPVLSEEKAGDPDLQKGKRGRLSKRTKWPAIIKDGKVICRRCFREFTSTKSLGGHLSKRSQCRPVDEIDLTADLPSSFLDFLNDPHILDTNAPAFNMSNGDFSQESCSLTTLTSPMVLKQEPHYTNIMDYSNSTSVPPENQQQKAGELANPALAVLHQEDHLMEISHAFQRLDLIEAAQGRMRSALSLEQNVSHCDTHDIGKSKILSKSDDKPSEKMPKPFKCDQDECEYSFMTKEALFKHLSKMHDYSNEMIEELKKTPSKLSPYPCQICPKTFTRTTGLRIHYEKVHRLSKAEMQKLRISARNRRAFRLNKDDVYIARATTDANSSRPAQSAVVLPAIKQEPLDIAIAPQTDDENNPQVPQITSPGDGVKQGFMPEVSIVAQLPPPQNYMTDMSFCEVAPSVHDAAPEQPEVAVVNKSPDAKSSVQEKLSPAGKAKKQQGRSDASKEPMSSPSTASASSSPEKPSSSKSTPTKDESQRKEKHQKRLSLKMCDTDNAYSPYRPYRCVHEGCTAAFTIQQNLILHYRAMHQASLPPSKPEPETEKTSAENGQESHQSIDQDDEVRCQVKNCSRVFMGITRLVQHYLLLHKFSRDKATAMMASMTIGTFNCDRPECALPFSSVEKYIEHIKNYHKEIAISECGAVDQTFRCEYVECDRIYSTKSNLLRHLIKKHGYVYDPKTSDGRRTKSMGLFPGANGKENVENKFKLKKKNTKKKDGKSIEHWTSFGKPTLKSHDEASAMCTKKSALQYPCMIIGCDAVERAERSIFKHYTTHGLTERYIEDHRSQFIFCKKYSRARFKDSSKSEGASTSSSEETEPDDGEKSSDQKIDELVDRIGQEDSKLSNDDSAESQASTGTEGGTKRGRPKKPAHPTPACPERMQTLRNRSTVNSSRENSNPGTPTAQEQRDDGVMPGSFKPLGLEDSFLKFLETSESTHSSKRKLNEKSSAELPSKRQQTHKQKSAMKGKIDEFRGCEKLVDFRNPLNLKSVSNVKIVMDKTFSDGADLLLKQLQDMRPIVKIKKWLYSGS, encoded by the exons ATGGcggagggggagacagagaaggaatATGACACACGGAAAGCTGTCGAGGAGCTCCGAGAGCGGTTCCAGGGTCTGACCACAGCTTTGAAAGAGAGTTTGCAGTCTCCGTTGGAAGCCTCCCTGCATTTCTGCCAGGAGTTTTGCCAG GTCCTTGTGGAACATGCCGGCCGTTGGAAAACTGATGAAGATCCTCTGCCTTTGCTGGAGGTCTACACTGTGGCCATCCTCAGCTTTGCTAAGGCTgcctcctgtctctcctccgaATGTGAAAATGTGCCACTCCTACTTGAAAAGTTAGCACT GAGCTGTGCGGAGCTGCTGCTCTTACTGCCCCAGCATGTCCCTGGTGCCTTATGGGAGGAGTTTCAGTCCTCCATGAAG TTGGCACACAGCCTTTTGCAAGAAAGTGGGAGCACACAGCTTTGCCTGCTCTCAGTTCTAGCGCAACAGGATGGCGTCTGGTCCAACACTACACTAAGCAGCATCATGTCCAATCAAATCCCTCAAACTGAGCAAG TTCATGAGTATCTTGAGTTGGAAGGTGCTGCACTTCTAAACATGAGAATAAAGCACCTAATTAAAGTGGAAAGTGTTGATAAAGCTGCTGTTCTCGCAAAGATGTGCTCAGAGTATCCGGGATATGAAGGAAAAGGAAACTTCAAGCAAACCTACTTGCTTTGCATCTGCATGAGTAAAGGTCAGGAGCAGCTCATGGAAGAG ATTGCATCAATAGACTGTAAAGATGCTCTTGAAATGATCTGCAACTTGGAGTCAGAGGGAGATGAGAAAGGAGCGCTCTGCTTATGTTCTGCCTTTCTCAAGCGACAGCTACTTCAAGGAGATGTTTATTGTGCCTG GGAACTCACACTGTTCTGGAGTAAGCTACTCATGCGCTTAGAGTCGTCAGCTGATGCTTTCCTTGGTCACAGCAAAGAGATGGCTCTCCTCTGTAGAAGCGTCTGTCATATTCTGTTTCTAATCAAAGTAATCCAAAACGAG GTTGGAGAGGTGGGGCTTccagtgtgtgtggaaatgtgcaTTCAAGCTCTCAAAATGACATCCAGTGACCATAAAGATAGCAAGTCCACCATCTGCAAAACTATTTCCTGCCTCTTGCCAACTGATCTAGAGGTTAAGCGTGCATGCCAGCTGACCGAGTTCCTCCTCCAGCCTACTGTTGACTCGTATTATGCTGTGGAGTCATTGTACAACGAACCTGACCAAAAGCCTGAGGAGGATGGGAGTCTACCAGTGCCCAATTCCTTACGCTGCGAGTTACTGCTGGCCTTCAAGACACAGTGGCCTTTTGATCCAGAGTTCTGGGACTGGAAAACGCTGAAACGCAACTGCTTGGCACTGATGGGAGATGAGGCAGCTATTGTGTCATCTATTGACACACTCAATGACACAGACGAACAGGAGGTGGACAGTGCACTTGGCAAACTCCCTGAATACAGAGACCTGGAGGATTTTCTGCTAACCACTACAAATGAACTCAATGAAATCACggatgaaagagaaaaaaacagagaggCTAAAAAACTTCGAGAGCAGGGCTTTGTGTCTGCCCGGTTCAGAAATTGGCGAGCCTACATGCAgtattgtgttttgtgtgacaaGGAGTTCTTGGGTCACAGAATTGTTCGCCATGCACAGAAGCACTTCAAAGATGGAGTGTATCTTTGTCCAATATGTGCTGACAGTTTTGAAACTAGGGAGATTTTAGAGCCCCATGTAGCATCACATGTAAAGCAATCGTGCAAAGAGAGACTAGCTGCAATGAAAGCTGCTAGGAAGGTAACCAAACCACCTCAGTCTCCTAAAAGTCCATCAACAAATTCAAAAGTTGCTACCAAGGTGAGCATTAGTCCTGTTAAAATAGAATCTGAAATTGGTGACCAATTGGCATCTCCTGTTAAGATAGAACAAACtacatctgacacacacataagtCAAGACTGTTTCTGTCCGGTCAAAAACTGCTCCAAGGCTTTCAAGTTTTTCCGCAACCTCATGGCTCACGTCAGATCTCACAAGGACGACGAAGAGGCCATGAGGTTTTTAgagatacaaaaacaaaaagtggtATGCCAGTACTGCAGACGGCAGTTTGTTAATGTCAGACATCTTAATGATCATTTGCAGATGCACTGTGGCAGCAAACCATACATCTGCATACAGTTGGATTGCAAGGCCAACTTTAACTCCAATTCTGAGCTTCTCATGCATAGAAAAACACATCCTGAATTTAAGGCCCAGTGCATGTTCCCCAACTGTGGCCAAGTTTTCAGTGAGGCCTACCTGTTGTATGATCACGAGGCTCAGCATTACCTTACCTACACCTGCCAAACAGATAACTGTGGCAAAATATTCTACTCGCAGTCTCAATTCTTGTCTCACCAAGTGAATCATAGTACAAATAATGCAGTAAGCAGTTTCCCCATCACAAATCAAAACGCTCCTGAGACTCCAAAAGTAGAAGCACCACCCGAGAGCACCCCGAGCAAAGAAGACACCTGTTCTGCAGTTGTCAGTATTGAAAGGATTAATACAGACGTATATATGAAGGAGGCATCGAAGGCAGACGCATCACCATGCAGATCACCAGAGCTTGCTAAAGAACTTGTTCCTGTGAGAGTGAAACACTCGATTGAAAGCATGCTGAATTCTGCCGGATTTCCTGAAATGAAAGATGCAGAGAAATGCTACACTCCGCTGACAAACACCACTCCAGTTCCAGCTGATGTTGAACCAGCACCGGAGGCTCCTCAAGCACACCATAATACAGCTGAGCAAAGTGAGATCCCTGCAGGAAATCATGTATCAAGTGCAACAAACCCTGTGGCAAGTCAACAGGGAGAGGGGCTTAATAATGTACAAGGCAATGAACCTCCTAAAGCGAATCCACAAATAATTTCTCCCAGTCAAATCAAGACCGAAATTCCTTGTTCGCTGCAAGGATATCCTTCAGGCTCGCCTGCTGTAACTGCTGGCAATGAGGAGAACCTGCATTGCTGCCCATATAGTGAGTGCACAAGGGCATACAGTACCAACAAAAGTCTGTCTAGGCATGTAAAGAAGCAACATCCTGAAATATTTGAAGATTGGAAATTGgcaaagaaatacaacaaagtGGCCAAAATTACATCAAAAAGGGCACCAAGTGGGCCAGCTTCACCTAATCAGTTTCAGAACCAGGGGAGCAAGCCGTCAAATCAGCCAGGAATACTATGCAACAAACCTGGGATGCAGCAAATGGATTACCCAATGGGATCTTCAACCTCACCTACCCAGTGTTATCCTGGATCAATGGAGCCTGTGCCTATCACTCCAATGGTGAATCCTACACTCTATCCATCCTGGGGAAGTCCAAATAATCCCAGCGGAATGATACAGTCAGACATGTCCCAGTCATGGTCTTCACCTCCGGTGAATAGCAATCCAGAAGCCTTCAACATGAATGAGTACCCCTCTCGGAGCTATCCTCAATGGCAGGCAGACACTTATCAAACCACAGCGTCTCTTCCGTCTGATAGAGATCCTTCAATGGCAGCTATACATGGTACCTCTATGTCACAGGCTCCTTCAGTTTCAAGTTTGATGTCTCAGTATGTGTCCAGTTCTCTGATGCTTGACAATGGAGGGCAAATGCATAATGGAGGGAATCAGTATGGACTAATGCATCCAGAGGGCAGTGGAGACAGTGCCGATGGGGGAAAAGGCAGTGCAAGTATGACAAGCCAGTTGGATAGTGGGAACAGTATCTCAACAATCGATAGCCTCGCTGAAGGAAGTTACCACACTCCATATGCCCAGAGTGAAAACTCTTGTCTTACTCAAGGCTCGTCAGACATAAAATGTCTGAGCCCAGAGGCCCAACCTGCATTACAAGCtacaaatgaaataattaaaacagaGAATGTGTCCACTCCTTGTTATGAACAGATGGACAACTCCGTGGACGGCATGCTCAGCCCCAACAGTGTCGTTCACACAGATTTCCCTTATGAAGCAGACTCTCCTAGTGCCGAGAGTGAGCCTGTTCTCTCAGAAGAAAAGGCTGGAGACCCTGACTTGCAGAAAGGAAAACGTGGTAGGTTGAGCAAGCGAACCAAATGGCCAGCCATCATTAAGGATGGCAAAGTCATCTGCAGGAGATGCTTCAGAGAGTTCACAAGCACCAAGTCTCTCGGAGGTCACTTGTCTAAACGCTCACAGTGCAGGCCTGTAGATGAAATTGACCTAACAGCTGATCTGCCATCATCTTTTCTCGATTTTCTCAATGACCCCCATATCCTTGATACTAATGCACCAGCATTCAACATGTCAAATGGTGATTTCTCACAGGAATCTTGTAGCTTGACCACTTTGACTTCGCCCATGGTGTTGAAACAGGAGCCccattatacaaatataatggACTATTCAAACTCCACATCTGTTCCCCCTGAAAACCAGCAACAGAAGGCAGGAGAGTTGGCTAATCCAGCCCTCGCTGTACTACATCAGGAGGATCACTTGATGGAAATTTCACATGCCTTTCAAAGGTTGGATTTGATTGAGGCTGCACAAGGGAGGATGCGGAGTGCTTTGTCGTTAGAACAAAATGTCAGTCATTGTGATACCCATGACATTggaaaaagtaaaatactgaGTAAAAGTGATGACAAGCCGTCTGAAAAGATGCCCAAACCTTTTAAATGTGATCAGGATGAGTGTGAGTACTCATTCATGACAAAGGAGGCATTATTCAAACACTTGAGTAAAATGCACGATTACTCTAATGAGATGATAGAAGAGCTTAAAAAAACCCCATCCAAACTGTCTCCATATCCGTGTCAGATTTGCCCCAAAACATTCACGAGAACGACAGGTTTGAGAATACACTATGAAAAAGTCCATCGATTGTCAAAGGCAGAAATGCAGAAGCTAAGGATCAGTGCTCGAAACAGGCGGGCATTTAGACTGAACAAAGATGATGTGTATATTGCCCGTGCCACTACTGATGCCAATTCTAGTCGCCCGGCACAATCTGCAGTTGTATTACCTGCTATAAAACAAGAACCACTTGACATTGCAATTGCACCTCAAACAGACGATGAGAACAATCCACAAGTTCCTCAAATCACTTCACCTGGAGATGGCGTTAAACAGGGATTCATGCCTGAGGTATCAATTGTCGCACAACTTCCACCACCTCAAAATTATATGACTGATATGTCGTTCTGTGAGGTGGCACCATCAGTTCATGATGCAGCCCCAGAGCAACCTGAAGTAGCTGTTGTAAACAAGAGTCCAGATGCAAAATCCAGTGTACAAGAGAAACTCAGTCCGGCTGGCAAAGCAAAGAAGCAGCAAGGACGATCAGATGCATCAAAGGAGCCCATGTCCAGCCCTTCTACTGCATCTGCTTCATCCTCCCCAGAGAAACCCAGCAGCTCCAAAAGCACACCAACAAAGGATGAATcccagaggaaagaaaaacatcagaaaaggTTGAGCCTCAAAATGTGCGATACAGACAACGCCTACAGTCCATATAGACCATATCGCTGTGTTCATGAAGGATGCACTGCAGCGTTCACCATCCAGCAGAATTTGATTCTCCATTACAGGGCCATGCATCAGGCGTCCCTGCCCCCCAGCAAACCTGAACCTGAAACTGAGAAGACAAGTGCTGAAAATGGACAGGAGAGCCATCAGAGCATAGACCAAGACGATGAAGTGAGGTGTCAAGTGAAAAACTGTTCAAGGGTGTTCATGGGAATCACGAGGTTAGTGCAGCATTACCTCTTACTTCACAAGTTTTCTCGTGACAAAGCCACCGCCATGATGGCCAGCATGACCATAGGGACTTTCAACTGTGACCGGCCAGAGTGCGCACTCCCCTTCAGCTCTGTTGAAAAGTACATTGAGCACATTAAGAATTACCACAAGGAAATCGCCATCTCTGAGTGCGGCGCGGTTGATCAAACTTTCAGGTGCGAGTATGTGGAATGCGACcgcatttacagtacaaaatCAAACCTCCTCCGCCACCTGATAAAAAAGCACGGATATGTTTATGATCCTAAAACAAGTGACGGACGACGGACGAAATCAATGGGGCTCTTCCCGGGGGCTAACGGGAAAGAGAATGttgaaaacaaattcaaactgaagaagaaaaacacaaaaaagaaagatgggAAGTCCATTGAACACTGGACTAGTTTTGGAAAGCCTACACTAAAATCACACGATGAGGCTTCAGCCATGTGCACCAAGAAGTCCGCCCTGCAGTACCCATGCATGATAATAGGCTGCGATGCAGTGGAGCGGGCTGAAAGAAGTATATTTAAGCATTACACCACTCATGGCCTCACAGAAAGATACATTGAAGACCACAGGAGCCAGTTCATTTTCTGCAAAAAGTACTCACGCGCCAGATTTAAAGATTCAAGCAAATCAGAGGGCGCGTCAACCTCATCTTCTGAGGAGACGGAGCCAGATGACGGCGAAAAGTCCAGTGACCAGAAAATAGATGAGCTGGTGGATCGAATAGGCCAAGAAGACAGCAAGCTGTCAAACGATGATAGTGCAGAATCTCAAGCTTCCACTGGGACAGAAGGAGGAACTAAAAGAGGCCGTCCCAAAAAGCCTGCACATCCTACACCAGCTTGTCCGGAAAGGATGCAGACCCTTAGGAATCGTTCGACTGTTAACAGTTCAAGAGAGAACTCAAATCCTGGTACTCCTACAGCCCAAGAACAACGTGACGACGGGGTTATGCCAGGGTCTTTCAAGCCTTTA GGACTTGAAGACTCTTTCCTTAAGTTCTTGGAAACCTCAGAGTCAACCCACTCTTCCAAACgcaaactaaatgaaaaatcTAGTGCTGAACTGCCGTCCAAAAGAcaacaaactcacaaacagAAATCTGCAATGAAAGGTAAAATCGATGAATTCAGAGGCTGTGAAAAGCTAGTAGACTTCAGAAATCCCCTTAATCTCAAATCAGTGAGCAATGTAAAGATTGTCATGGATAAAACCTTTTCAGACGGTGCTGATCTTTTGCTAAAGCAGCTACAAGACATGAGGCCcatagttaaaataaaaaagtggcTTTATAGCGGATCATAG
- the cga gene encoding glycoprotein hormones alpha chain isoform X2 — translation MRSVKSAGLSLLLLSFLLFIADSYPNLDLSNVGCEECALRRNIHLPGDHSVYQCMGCCFSRTFPTPLRAMNTMKNPKNFTSEATCCVARHSYEIEWAGIKVRNHTECHCNTCYYHKI, via the exons ATGCGCTCCGTGAAGTCAGCTGGattgtctcttcttctgttgtcttttcttctgttcataGCCGATTCTTACCCCAACCTTGACCTATCAAACG TGGGCTGTGAGGAGTGCGCACTAAGAAGGAACATTCATTTACCAGGGGACCATTCAGTCTACCAGTGCATGGGCTGCTGCTTCTCCAGAACGTTTCCAACACCTCTGAGGGCCATGAATACAATGAAGAACCCAAAGAACTTCACCTCGGAGGCAACATGCTGCGTCGCAAGGCACAGCTACGAG ATAGAGTGGGCCGGCATAAAGGTGAGAAACCATACAGAGTGCCACTGCAACACCTGCTATTATCACAAGATATGA
- the cga gene encoding glycoprotein hormones alpha chain isoform X1 — protein MRSVKSAGLSLLLLSFLLFIADSYPNLDLSNVGCEECALRRNIHLPGDHSVYQCMGCCFSRTFPTPLRAMNTMKNPKNFTSEATCCVARHSYEVQIEWAGIKVRNHTECHCNTCYYHKI, from the exons ATGCGCTCCGTGAAGTCAGCTGGattgtctcttcttctgttgtcttttcttctgttcataGCCGATTCTTACCCCAACCTTGACCTATCAAACG TGGGCTGTGAGGAGTGCGCACTAAGAAGGAACATTCATTTACCAGGGGACCATTCAGTCTACCAGTGCATGGGCTGCTGCTTCTCCAGAACGTTTCCAACACCTCTGAGGGCCATGAATACAATGAAGAACCCAAAGAACTTCACCTCGGAGGCAACATGCTGCGTCGCAAGGCACAGCTACGAGGTACAG ATAGAGTGGGCCGGCATAAAGGTGAGAAACCATACAGAGTGCCACTGCAACACCTGCTATTATCACAAGATATGA